One segment of Streptomyces sp. NBC_00576 DNA contains the following:
- a CDS encoding NAD-dependent succinate-semialdehyde dehydrogenase has product MTVVRDVPKQLFIGGGWQDAESGRTLSVDNPATGEELCQVADASPADGRRAVEAAVAAQAAWAATAPRVRSEILRRAYDIIIARTEDLALLMTLEMGKPLAEARAEVAYAAEFFRWFSEEAVRIDGGLTTAPDGRNRLLVSRQPVGPCLLITPWNFPLAMGTRKIGPAIAAGCTIILKPAPQTPLASLALAEILTEAGLPAGVLNIVTTTDAAGVVEPLLRGGKIRKLSFTGSTQVGRILLAQCADAVIRTSMELGGNAPLIVFDDADLDVAIEGTMVAKMRNMGESCCAANRIYVHTSIAEEFATRLAARMAALKVGPGTEPGTDVGPLIDAAGRSKAHDLVRDAVKRGATVLTGGELPEGPGCFYPPTVLTGIAPDSAITDTEIFGPVAAIRTFDTEDEATAAANDTEFGLAAYLFTQNLDRALRVAERLESGMIGLNTGLVSNPAAPFGGVKQSGLGREGGRVGIDEFLEYKYIAVPTGA; this is encoded by the coding sequence ATGACTGTCGTCCGTGATGTTCCCAAGCAGCTGTTCATAGGCGGCGGTTGGCAGGACGCCGAGTCCGGCCGGACCCTGTCCGTCGACAACCCGGCCACCGGCGAGGAACTGTGCCAGGTCGCCGACGCCTCACCCGCCGACGGCCGGCGTGCCGTCGAGGCGGCGGTCGCCGCACAGGCCGCCTGGGCCGCCACCGCGCCCCGGGTGCGCAGCGAGATCCTGCGCCGCGCCTACGACATCATCATCGCGCGCACCGAGGACCTCGCGCTGCTGATGACCCTGGAGATGGGCAAGCCCCTGGCCGAGGCACGTGCCGAAGTCGCCTACGCGGCGGAGTTCTTCCGCTGGTTCTCCGAGGAAGCCGTCCGTATCGACGGCGGGTTGACCACCGCCCCCGACGGCAGGAACCGCCTGCTGGTCAGCCGCCAGCCCGTCGGCCCCTGCCTGCTCATCACCCCCTGGAACTTCCCTCTGGCGATGGGCACCCGCAAGATCGGCCCCGCAATCGCCGCCGGCTGCACCATCATTCTCAAACCCGCCCCCCAGACCCCCCTGGCCAGCCTCGCCCTGGCGGAGATCCTCACCGAAGCGGGTCTGCCTGCCGGTGTGCTGAACATCGTCACCACCACCGACGCCGCCGGCGTCGTCGAACCCCTGCTGCGCGGCGGGAAGATCCGCAAGCTCTCCTTCACCGGCTCCACCCAGGTCGGCCGGATCCTGCTGGCCCAGTGCGCCGACGCCGTCATCCGCACCTCCATGGAACTCGGCGGCAACGCCCCTCTCATCGTCTTCGACGACGCCGACCTCGACGTGGCCATCGAAGGCACCATGGTCGCCAAGATGCGCAACATGGGCGAATCCTGCTGCGCGGCCAACCGCATCTACGTCCACACCTCCATCGCCGAGGAGTTCGCCACCCGCCTCGCCGCCCGCATGGCCGCTCTGAAGGTCGGGCCCGGCACCGAACCCGGCACCGACGTGGGCCCGCTCATCGACGCCGCCGGCCGCAGCAAGGCCCATGACCTGGTGCGGGACGCCGTCAAGCGCGGCGCCACCGTCCTGACCGGCGGTGAACTCCCCGAGGGGCCGGGGTGCTTCTACCCGCCCACCGTCCTCACCGGCATCGCCCCCGACTCCGCGATCACCGACACGGAGATCTTCGGCCCGGTCGCCGCGATCCGTACCTTCGACACCGAGGACGAGGCCACAGCCGCCGCCAACGACACCGAATTCGGCCTGGCGGCCTACCTGTTCACCCAGAACCTCGACCGCGCCCTGCGCGTCGCCGAACGCCTCGAAAGCGGCATGATCGGCCTCAACACCGGGCTGGTCTCCAACCCAGCCGCCCCCTTCGGCGGCGTCAAGCAGTCCGGTCTGGGCCGCGAAGGCGGACGCGTCGGCATCGACGAGTTCCTCGAGTACAAGTACATCGCCGTCCCCACCGGAGCCTGA
- a CDS encoding glycoside hydrolase family 43 protein codes for MPPLRLPDERPANPVIPGFHPDPSVCRVGDDYYLACSSFEYFPGVPLFHSRDLVHWTQIGNALDRPEQLRLPASMPSSGGIYAPTLRQHDGRFWLIVTNCSEGGGNLIVTATDPAGPWSDPIWAPGVPGIDPDLVWDEDGTCWCTVAGVSQVRIDPSTGQTYGAPHRLWSGGPGAKAPEAPHLYRIGDYWYLLIAEGGTERCHGVSIARGRTPAGPFEACPANPILTHRGTDHPVQNTGHADLVQGPDGSWWMVFLGVRPHGGTPGWHVLGRETFLAPVTWVDDWPVVGEVALDLPELPWPLSPSPVEEQRDDFERAELRPSWISLRDRPAQHCTTKERPGWLTLRARSASLDEPDVVFTGRRQQHLSCRARTLVDATEGSGGLAVRLDEQHHYEIEVSGTRVRVVARVGSLRTVVAEQSVPAGPVVLAVTITEPSTPHGPCTGPDVVSLGVEQSDGTLTELATLDGRYLSTEVAGGFTGRVIGMYAATGTVHFDWFDYEPLDG; via the coding sequence GTGCCCCCTCTGCGCCTGCCGGACGAACGCCCCGCCAACCCCGTGATCCCCGGCTTCCATCCCGACCCCAGCGTCTGCCGCGTCGGCGACGACTACTACCTTGCCTGCTCCAGCTTCGAGTACTTCCCCGGAGTGCCGCTCTTCCACAGCCGTGACCTGGTGCACTGGACGCAGATCGGCAACGCCCTGGACCGGCCGGAGCAGCTGCGGCTGCCCGCCTCCATGCCGTCCTCCGGCGGGATCTACGCCCCCACCCTGCGCCAGCACGACGGCCGCTTCTGGCTGATCGTCACCAACTGCAGCGAGGGGGGCGGCAACCTGATCGTCACGGCCACCGACCCCGCCGGACCGTGGTCGGACCCGATCTGGGCGCCGGGCGTGCCCGGCATCGATCCCGACCTGGTCTGGGACGAGGACGGCACCTGCTGGTGCACGGTCGCCGGCGTCTCGCAGGTCCGTATCGACCCGTCCACCGGGCAGACGTACGGAGCACCGCACAGGCTCTGGTCCGGCGGGCCCGGCGCCAAGGCCCCGGAGGCGCCGCACCTGTACCGGATCGGCGACTACTGGTACCTGCTTATCGCCGAGGGCGGCACCGAGCGCTGCCACGGCGTCTCGATCGCCCGCGGCCGTACACCCGCCGGCCCGTTCGAGGCGTGCCCGGCCAACCCGATCCTCACCCACCGCGGCACCGACCACCCCGTCCAGAACACCGGCCACGCCGACCTGGTCCAAGGCCCCGACGGCTCCTGGTGGATGGTGTTCCTCGGCGTACGGCCGCACGGCGGCACCCCGGGCTGGCACGTGCTCGGGCGGGAGACCTTCCTGGCCCCCGTGACCTGGGTGGACGACTGGCCGGTCGTCGGCGAGGTCGCCCTGGACCTGCCCGAGCTCCCGTGGCCGCTCTCCCCCAGCCCTGTCGAGGAGCAGCGGGACGACTTCGAGCGCGCCGAACTGCGGCCGTCCTGGATCTCCCTGCGCGACCGGCCCGCCCAACACTGCACCACCAAGGAGCGCCCCGGATGGCTGACGCTCCGCGCGCGGAGCGCCTCCCTGGACGAGCCCGACGTGGTGTTCACCGGCCGGCGCCAGCAGCACCTGTCGTGCCGAGCGCGCACGCTGGTCGATGCCACAGAGGGAAGCGGTGGCCTCGCCGTGCGGCTCGACGAGCAGCACCACTACGAGATCGAGGTGTCCGGCACGCGGGTGCGGGTGGTCGCGCGCGTCGGCTCCCTGCGCACGGTCGTGGCCGAACAGTCCGTGCCCGCCGGGCCGGTGGTCCTCGCCGTCACGATCACGGAACCGTCGACTCCGCACGGGCCGTGCACCGGACCCGACGTCGTCTCCCTCGGCGTAGAGCAGTCCGACGGCACCCTCACGGAGCTCGCGACCCTCGACGGCCGCTACCTGTCGACCGAGGTCGCCGGCGGCTTCACGGGCCGGGTCATCGGCATGTACGCCGCGACCGGCACCGTGCACTTCGACTGGTTCGACTACGAGCCCCTCGACGGCTGA
- a CDS encoding D-2-hydroxyacid dehydrogenase yields MADRLVVLYRGNRPPATGLIERLADTVYATEEELPYLLPGADALLAWVTITPAIREAWPDNPDKAPRWVHASSAGVDSFLFPALVDDPGVVLTNARGVYDQPTAEYVLGLILALAKDFPGTWEHQRRREWRPRPSDGITGRTALVWGTGPIGRAVARLLRAAGMRVCGAGRRARTDHPDFGTVHASATLHAALAEADYVVLAAPLTQDTRGMVDAPVLAAMKPGARLVNVGRGGLVDEEALVDHLAAGRLAGAALDVFAQEPLPAESPLWDMPGVMISPHTAGETTSEREALVEVFLDNLTRHIEGRPLRNVVDKRRGYVIDETHPA; encoded by the coding sequence ATGGCCGACCGCCTCGTCGTCCTCTACCGGGGCAACCGGCCTCCCGCCACAGGACTCATCGAGCGGCTCGCGGACACCGTCTACGCCACCGAGGAGGAACTCCCCTATCTCCTCCCCGGTGCCGACGCCCTCCTGGCCTGGGTGACCATCACCCCGGCCATCCGCGAAGCCTGGCCCGACAATCCCGATAAGGCACCCCGGTGGGTCCACGCGTCCTCCGCGGGAGTGGACTCGTTTCTCTTCCCGGCCCTGGTGGACGATCCGGGCGTCGTTCTCACCAACGCCCGCGGCGTCTACGACCAGCCGACCGCCGAGTACGTCCTCGGTCTGATCCTCGCCCTCGCCAAGGACTTCCCCGGCACCTGGGAGCACCAGCGGCGCCGGGAGTGGCGTCCACGTCCCAGTGACGGCATCACCGGCCGCACCGCGCTGGTCTGGGGCACGGGTCCGATCGGCCGGGCCGTCGCCCGGCTGCTGCGGGCCGCCGGCATGCGGGTCTGCGGCGCGGGGCGCAGGGCCCGCACGGACCACCCGGACTTCGGCACGGTCCACGCCTCCGCCACCCTGCACGCAGCCCTGGCGGAGGCGGACTACGTCGTCCTGGCCGCCCCACTCACCCAGGACACCCGGGGCATGGTCGACGCCCCCGTGCTGGCCGCGATGAAGCCGGGGGCCCGGCTGGTCAACGTCGGCCGGGGCGGACTCGTCGACGAGGAGGCGCTGGTCGACCACCTCGCCGCCGGACGGCTCGCCGGCGCAGCCCTGGACGTGTTCGCCCAGGAACCGCTGCCTGCCGAGTCACCCCTGTGGGACATGCCCGGCGTGATGATCTCCCCGCACACGGCGGGCGAGACCACCAGCGAGCGGGAGGCCCTCGTCGAGGTGTTCCTCGACAACCTCACCCGGCACATCGAGGGCCGGCCGCTGCGCAACGTGGTGGACAAGCGGCGCGGGTACGTGATCGACGAGACGCACCCCGCCTGA
- a CDS encoding glycoside hydrolase family 36 protein, whose product MTSAPQILRWGHHALEVEIGVGEDGTARLTYVGLPGGTPPERHSRSALPLVEVTAAGHGRYWSGSRLIHTSLGGRLRYRAHQATRDADWHVLTVELHDPETGLVAEVSYRSPDGIAVLRGEVTLRNEGQTALHLESVSSLAVGGLTPQDPAAIDAADLLWAENDWLTECRWQRQPMRLTTPVHSGRVSNGHGKAGFALNGQGTWSSCGHLPMGGLTDRRTGRTWVWQIEHNGGGWRWECEEQDKAAYAALFGPTDSHHGWRHSLEPGAVFRTVPAALAFSDGGGPDEAFAALTRYRRAHRRPHGDHQRLPVIFNDYMNCLMGDPTTEKLLPHIDAAADAGAEYFVIDAGWYDGENGGWWDSVGVWEPASSRFPGERGIHEVLDRIRERGMVPGLWLEPEVIGVRSPMAESLPDEAFFRRDGIRVTETGRHHLDLRHPAARAHLDQVVDRLVGEWGVGYLKLDHNIDPGSGTSAHPGETPAAGLLGHNRAQLDWLDGVLDRYPHLVLENCSSGGMRWDHALLSRMQLQSTSDQQNLQLYAPIAASAPAAVTPEQGAVWAYPEPEDSLDEVAFTMANALLGRIHLSGRIPELEPEARALVHEAVAVYKAIRADLPQAVPSWPLGLPGWDAPWIALALRTPAATYLTVWRRPGADATATLHLPHLRDIAAGVDLLYPSASRAVSAWTPDTAELSLTLPTAPSAVLLRITPTDADAS is encoded by the coding sequence ATGACCAGCGCACCGCAGATTCTCCGCTGGGGTCACCACGCCCTGGAAGTCGAGATCGGTGTCGGCGAAGACGGCACCGCCCGCCTCACATATGTCGGCCTCCCCGGCGGGACACCTCCCGAGCGGCACTCCCGGTCCGCGCTGCCACTGGTGGAGGTGACGGCCGCGGGCCACGGCCGCTACTGGTCGGGCAGTCGCCTCATTCACACGTCCCTCGGCGGACGGCTGCGGTACCGCGCGCACCAGGCAACCCGCGACGCCGACTGGCACGTGCTCACCGTCGAACTCCACGACCCCGAGACCGGGCTGGTCGCGGAGGTGTCCTACCGATCACCGGACGGCATCGCTGTGCTCCGCGGTGAGGTGACCCTGCGCAACGAAGGGCAGACCGCGCTGCACCTCGAGTCGGTCAGCTCGCTCGCGGTGGGCGGCCTCACCCCGCAGGACCCGGCGGCCATCGACGCCGCGGACCTGCTGTGGGCGGAGAACGACTGGCTCACCGAATGCCGCTGGCAGCGACAGCCGATGCGCCTCACCACACCGGTCCACAGCGGACGCGTGAGCAACGGGCACGGCAAAGCCGGCTTCGCCCTGAACGGACAGGGCACCTGGTCCAGTTGCGGACACCTCCCCATGGGCGGCCTGACGGACCGGCGTACCGGCCGCACCTGGGTGTGGCAGATCGAGCACAACGGCGGGGGCTGGCGCTGGGAATGCGAAGAGCAGGACAAGGCGGCCTACGCGGCCCTGTTCGGACCCACCGACAGCCACCACGGCTGGCGGCACTCCCTTGAACCCGGCGCCGTCTTCCGTACCGTGCCCGCCGCGCTCGCCTTCAGCGACGGCGGCGGCCCGGACGAGGCGTTCGCCGCGCTCACCCGCTACCGCCGCGCCCATCGCCGCCCGCATGGCGACCACCAGCGGCTGCCCGTCATCTTCAACGACTACATGAACTGCCTGATGGGCGACCCCACGACAGAGAAACTGCTGCCGCACATCGACGCGGCGGCCGACGCGGGCGCGGAGTACTTCGTCATCGACGCCGGCTGGTACGACGGCGAGAACGGCGGCTGGTGGGACAGCGTCGGCGTCTGGGAGCCGGCCTCCTCCCGTTTCCCCGGGGAACGCGGGATCCACGAGGTGCTGGACCGGATCCGGGAGCGCGGCATGGTTCCCGGGCTGTGGCTGGAGCCGGAGGTGATCGGCGTACGCAGCCCCATGGCCGAGTCCCTGCCCGACGAGGCGTTCTTCCGCCGCGACGGCATCCGCGTCACCGAGACCGGCCGTCACCACCTGGATCTGCGCCACCCCGCCGCCCGTGCGCACCTGGACCAGGTCGTGGACCGCCTGGTCGGCGAGTGGGGCGTCGGCTACCTCAAACTCGACCACAACATCGACCCCGGCTCCGGCACCAGCGCCCACCCCGGCGAGACGCCGGCCGCCGGACTGCTCGGCCACAACCGCGCCCAACTCGACTGGCTCGACGGCGTCCTGGACCGCTACCCGCACCTGGTGCTGGAGAACTGCTCCTCCGGCGGCATGCGCTGGGACCACGCGCTGCTGTCCCGGATGCAGTTGCAGTCCACCAGCGACCAGCAGAACCTCCAGCTGTACGCGCCCATCGCGGCCTCCGCTCCCGCTGCCGTCACCCCCGAACAGGGCGCCGTCTGGGCCTACCCCGAGCCGGAGGACTCTCTCGACGAGGTGGCCTTCACCATGGCCAACGCCCTCCTCGGCCGGATCCATCTCTCCGGTCGCATTCCCGAACTCGAGCCGGAGGCCCGCGCCCTGGTCCACGAGGCGGTAGCGGTGTACAAGGCCATCCGCGCAGACCTGCCGCAAGCCGTGCCGTCCTGGCCGCTGGGTCTTCCCGGCTGGGACGCCCCCTGGATCGCCCTGGCCCTGCGCACCCCCGCTGCCACCTACCTCACCGTCTGGCGCCGCCCCGGAGCCGACGCCACGGCGACCCTTCACCTGCCCCACCTGCGGGACATCGCCGCCGGTGTCGACCTGCTCTATCCCTCGGCCAGCCGGGCTGTTTCCGCCTGGACGCCCGACACGGCCGAGCTGAGCCTGACCCTGCCCACCGCGCCGTCCGCCGTTCTGCTCCGCATCACTCCCACGGACGCCGATGCCTCCTGA
- a CDS encoding beta-galactosidase, which produces MTTRSITDRLGGLAFGGDYNPEQWDEPVWQEDDELMRRARVNLATVGVFSWALLEPEEGRYDFAWLDAHLERLHANDVAVDLATPTASPPPWFTLAHPDALMVGPDGTRLIHGSRDTYCLTAPAYRNAARRIAGALAERYGDHPALALWHVHNEYATLCYCDHTAASFRVWLRARHGSLDVLNEAWGTAFWSQRYTSWEQVLPPRATNWHQNPGQELDFRRFWADEVTAAYCEQRDAIRAHSDRPVTTNLMLPAYQNTDVWGLARELDVVTVDQYPGSPGLAAAADVAFHADRARSLGGGRPWLLMEQGTSTVYDGDRVLAKDPGDIMRHTLGHIARGSEGALFFQWRQSRAGAETWHSGMVPHAGPDSRIFREVTQTGEAVARLGELAGSTVSAQVAVLHDPDAWWALGVDGLPSPELDYHATLGRAHRILWDAGVTADFAHPEHELSHYPLVVAPALFLLSDSASEKLRRYVAGGGTLLVQHASGYTDERLHARLGGYPAAPLREALGIRVEEYRPLRRGELITLSDGTQGTAWSESLRAEGAESLAAYTHGMLTGSPALTRHRFGTGQGWYLSTHLTDAGYGALFARLLDEAGVGPETPGLPPQVEAVTRHSPDGRRWRFLINHRAEPVPLPEPAHDLLTGGPVSELPAGGCAVLRIA; this is translated from the coding sequence ATGACGACTCGTAGCATCACCGACCGCCTGGGTGGCCTGGCCTTCGGCGGGGACTACAACCCCGAGCAGTGGGACGAGCCGGTGTGGCAGGAGGACGACGAGCTGATGCGCAGGGCCAGGGTCAATCTGGCCACCGTCGGCGTCTTCTCCTGGGCGCTGCTGGAACCGGAGGAGGGCCGCTACGACTTCGCCTGGCTGGACGCCCACCTGGAGCGCCTGCACGCGAACGACGTGGCCGTCGACCTGGCCACCCCCACCGCCTCTCCGCCCCCCTGGTTCACTCTGGCCCACCCGGACGCGCTGATGGTCGGGCCCGACGGCACGCGTCTCATCCACGGCAGCCGGGACACGTACTGCCTCACCGCACCGGCGTACCGCAACGCGGCCCGCCGGATCGCCGGGGCGCTCGCCGAACGCTACGGCGACCATCCCGCTCTCGCGCTGTGGCACGTGCACAACGAGTACGCCACCCTGTGCTACTGCGACCACACCGCTGCCTCCTTCCGGGTGTGGCTGCGCGCCCGCCACGGCTCGCTGGACGTCCTCAACGAGGCGTGGGGAACGGCCTTCTGGAGTCAGCGCTACACCTCGTGGGAACAGGTGCTGCCGCCGCGTGCGACGAACTGGCACCAGAACCCCGGCCAGGAGCTGGACTTCCGCCGCTTCTGGGCCGACGAGGTCACCGCCGCCTACTGCGAGCAGCGTGACGCGATCCGCGCGCACAGCGACCGGCCGGTGACCACCAACCTGATGCTGCCCGCGTACCAGAACACCGACGTGTGGGGCCTCGCCCGGGAACTCGACGTGGTCACTGTCGACCAGTACCCCGGATCGCCCGGCCTGGCCGCCGCCGCCGACGTCGCCTTCCATGCGGATCGCGCCCGTTCACTGGGCGGCGGCCGTCCCTGGCTGCTGATGGAGCAGGGCACCAGCACCGTCTACGACGGTGACCGGGTCCTCGCCAAGGACCCCGGTGACATCATGCGCCACACCCTCGGCCACATCGCCCGCGGCTCCGAGGGCGCCCTCTTCTTCCAGTGGCGGCAGTCCCGGGCCGGCGCCGAGACCTGGCACTCGGGGATGGTGCCGCACGCGGGACCCGACAGCCGGATCTTCCGCGAGGTCACGCAGACCGGGGAGGCGGTCGCTCGCCTCGGCGAGTTGGCGGGATCGACGGTGTCCGCGCAGGTGGCCGTCCTGCACGACCCGGATGCGTGGTGGGCACTCGGCGTGGACGGCCTGCCATCCCCGGAACTCGACTACCACGCGACACTCGGCAGGGCGCACCGCATCCTGTGGGACGCCGGCGTCACGGCCGACTTCGCCCACCCCGAACACGAGTTGAGCCACTACCCGCTCGTCGTCGCACCGGCCCTGTTCCTCCTCTCCGACTCGGCGTCCGAGAAGCTGCGCCGATACGTCGCCGGCGGCGGGACCCTTCTCGTCCAGCATGCGAGCGGTTACACCGACGAGCGCCTCCACGCCCGCCTCGGCGGCTACCCGGCCGCTCCCCTGCGCGAGGCGCTGGGCATCCGCGTCGAGGAGTACCGGCCGCTGCGGCGCGGCGAGCTGATCACCCTGTCGGACGGAACACAGGGCACCGCCTGGAGCGAGTCCCTGCGCGCCGAGGGCGCCGAGTCGCTCGCCGCCTACACCCACGGGATGCTCACCGGCAGCCCGGCGCTGACCCGTCATCGCTTCGGCACCGGGCAGGGGTGGTATCTCTCGACCCATCTCACCGACGCCGGTTACGGCGCCCTGTTCGCCCGGCTGCTCGACGAGGCCGGAGTGGGCCCCGAGACGCCGGGCCTGCCCCCGCAGGTCGAGGCCGTCACCCGACACAGCCCGGACGGCCGCCGCTGGCGCTTCCTGATCAATCACCGCGCTGAACCCGTGCCCTTGCCAGAGCCCGCCCACGACCTCCTCACGGGCGGCCCGGTGTCCGAGCTGCCCGCCGGCGGCTGCGCCGTACTCCGTATCGCCTGA
- a CDS encoding flavodoxin produces the protein MTGVQITSCSTSQSSGAAPEAGERSAAAPSSGNRVLLAYFSRPGENYFNGGRTDLKIGNAEVLARLISEYIECDVHRIEAVDAYSDDYDETVARNVREQEADARPAIANSLSAIDRYGVVLLGSPIWNVRAPMIMSTFAETYDFRGKTVHPVTTHAMSGLGTTERDYAAVCPGRSSGKGSRCAARKSGRPMPMPRSGRGCGASGLSGTDEVRQGRPLSQVSGTLT, from the coding sequence ATGACCGGTGTCCAGATCACAAGCTGTTCCACGTCGCAGTCGAGCGGGGCGGCACCGGAGGCCGGTGAGCGTTCGGCGGCGGCGCCCTCGTCCGGGAATCGGGTCCTGCTGGCCTACTTCTCCAGGCCTGGGGAGAACTACTTCAACGGCGGACGTACCGACCTCAAGATCGGAAACGCGGAAGTCCTCGCCCGCTTGATCAGCGAGTACATCGAGTGCGACGTGCACCGTATCGAGGCCGTCGATGCCTACTCCGACGACTACGACGAGACGGTCGCCCGCAACGTCCGCGAACAGGAGGCCGATGCGCGGCCGGCCATCGCCAACTCCTTGTCCGCGATCGACCGTTACGGCGTGGTGCTGTTGGGCAGCCCCATCTGGAACGTCCGAGCACCCATGATCATGTCGACCTTCGCCGAGACATACGACTTCCGCGGCAAGACGGTCCATCCGGTCACGACGCACGCGATGAGCGGCCTTGGCACGACCGAGCGCGACTACGCGGCGGTCTGCCCGGGGCGGTCATCGGGGAAGGGCTCGCGGTGCGCGGCGAGGAAGTCCGGAAGGCCGATGCCGATGCCCAGGTCGGGTCGTGGCTGCGGCGCATCGGGGCTCTCCGGGACTGACGAGGTTCGCCAAGGGCGGCCTCTGTCGCAAGTGAGCGGCACTCTCACGTGA
- a CDS encoding serine hydrolase has product MSRLDRARTRRLRSAAALGLIAALAGGGCTGPDTSSSAAAVHRAAAQTSPLPTVPPAQPPPRLTRAKVDAAVDRLDGVVRDAMRRTGVPGVAVGVVHDDEVLYLKGFGQRKAGAEGRVGPDTVFQLASVSKPIASTVVAAAVGEKTVAWDDPVVKHSPGFALKDPWVTGHVTIADLFSHRSGLPDHAGDLLEDLGYDRSYILERLRYEPLDPFRASYAYTNFGPTEAAAAVARASGTNWENLSADKLYRPLGMDSTSSSFTDYEKAKNKAVTHVKQGSTWRAEFVRDADAQSPAGGASSTVRDMAKWLRLQLGNGKFEGRQVIDGDALDETHLPHIVSEPPHAPAGRTGFYGLGWNVSYDDQGRLKLGHSGAFAMGAATNVTLLPSENLGIVVLTNGEPIGVPEAIATTFLDTAQTGGPTVDWLTFIGPIIQQAAEGDHSETDYTKPPPRSAPAGADGAYTGMYANDFYGPMSVSARGDDLVMQLGPKKQRFTLRHYDADTFSYRTTGENAVGLSGVTFTVGSDGHADKVRVENLDTTGLGTFTRE; this is encoded by the coding sequence ATGTCTCGCCTTGACCGGGCGCGCACCCGGCGCCTTCGCTCCGCTGCGGCACTGGGCCTGATCGCGGCCCTGGCCGGCGGCGGCTGCACCGGTCCCGACACCTCCTCCTCCGCCGCCGCCGTGCACAGGGCGGCCGCCCAGACGTCGCCGCTGCCCACCGTCCCGCCGGCCCAGCCCCCGCCGCGACTCACGCGCGCCAAGGTCGATGCCGCGGTGGACCGGCTCGACGGAGTCGTACGGGACGCCATGCGCAGGACCGGTGTGCCGGGGGTCGCTGTCGGCGTGGTTCATGACGACGAGGTGCTGTATCTGAAGGGCTTCGGCCAACGGAAGGCCGGCGCGGAGGGCCGGGTCGGCCCCGACACCGTCTTCCAGCTCGCCTCGGTCTCCAAGCCGATCGCATCGACCGTGGTCGCCGCGGCCGTGGGCGAGAAGACCGTCGCCTGGGACGACCCGGTCGTCAAGCACAGTCCCGGCTTCGCCCTCAAGGACCCCTGGGTCACCGGTCATGTCACGATCGCCGACCTGTTCTCACACCGCAGCGGGCTGCCCGACCACGCCGGGGACCTTTTGGAGGACCTCGGCTACGACCGCTCGTACATCCTGGAACGTCTGCGGTACGAACCGCTGGATCCGTTCCGTGCCAGCTACGCGTACACCAACTTCGGGCCGACCGAAGCCGCGGCCGCCGTCGCGCGGGCGTCGGGCACCAACTGGGAGAATCTGTCCGCCGACAAGCTGTACCGGCCGCTGGGCATGGACTCCACCAGCTCATCCTTCACCGACTACGAGAAGGCCAAGAACAAGGCCGTCACCCATGTGAAGCAGGGCAGCACCTGGCGCGCCGAGTTCGTACGGGACGCGGATGCCCAGAGCCCGGCGGGCGGGGCCAGCTCCACTGTCCGGGACATGGCGAAGTGGCTGCGGCTGCAGCTCGGCAACGGCAAGTTCGAGGGGCGCCAGGTCATCGACGGCGACGCGCTGGACGAGACCCACCTGCCGCACATCGTCTCCGAGCCGCCGCACGCGCCGGCGGGCAGGACCGGGTTCTACGGGCTCGGCTGGAACGTCAGTTACGACGACCAGGGCAGGCTGAAGCTCGGCCACTCCGGCGCCTTCGCGATGGGCGCGGCCACCAACGTCACGCTGCTGCCCTCGGAAAACCTCGGCATCGTCGTCCTCACCAACGGCGAGCCCATCGGCGTACCCGAAGCGATCGCCACTACTTTCCTCGACACCGCGCAGACGGGCGGGCCCACGGTCGACTGGCTGACGTTCATCGGCCCGATCATCCAACAGGCGGCGGAGGGCGACCACTCCGAGACCGACTACACCAAGCCTCCGCCACGGTCCGCACCGGCCGGAGCGGACGGCGCCTACACCGGAATGTACGCCAACGACTTCTACGGCCCGATGAGCGTGAGCGCGCGGGGCGACGACCTCGTCATGCAACTGGGGCCGAAGAAACAGCGGTTCACCCTGCGGCACTACGACGCCGACACCTTCAGCTACCGCACCACGGGCGAGAACGCCGTCGGCCTGTCCGGCGTGACGTTCACTGTCGGGTCCGACGGACACGCCGACAAGGTCCGGGTCGAGAACCTCGACACGACCGGCCTCGGCACCTTCACCCGGGAATGA